A genomic segment from Labrus bergylta chromosome 3, fLabBer1.1, whole genome shotgun sequence encodes:
- the LOC136178490 gene encoding zinc finger protein 85-like: METGVDGEDCGGAEPERDSDPERRLQPETEVETEDSGEPETDDSDDWKETREDLSELNLKNKKLKTGKRQHSCSECGKRFNQIGHLTTHMLVHTGEKAFSCSVCSKSFTLRGNLTRHMLVHTGEKAFSCSVCSKSFTQRQHLTTHMLVHTGEKPYSYTVCSKSFTQRGNLTTHMLVHAGEKAFSCSVCSKSFTQRGNLTRHMLVHTGEKPLSCSECSKRFNRKESLTRHMLVHTVAKPLSCSVCSKSFTRRGNLTTHMLVHTGQKAFSCSVCSKSFTQRGNLTQHMLVHTVEKPFSCSVCSKSVTLRQSLTRHMLVHTGQKAFSCSVCSKSFTLRGTLTKHMSVHTGEKPFSCSECGKRFNRKATLTTHMLVHTGEKPFSCSVCSKSFTLRGSLTKHMLVHTGEKPFSCSECGKRFNRKEILTRHMLVHAGEKC; the protein is encoded by the coding sequence atggaaacaggagttgatggagaggactgtggaggagcagaaccagagagagattcagatccagagagacgtttacaaccagagactgaggtcgagactgaagactctggtgaacctgagactgatgacagtgatgattggaaagagacaagagaagatctgtcagaattaaacttgaaaaataagaaactaaagactggtaagagacaacacagctgctcggagtgtggtaaaagatttaaccagaTTGggcatctgaccacacacatgttagttcatacaggagagaaagccttcagctgctctgtttgcagtaaaagctttaccttaagaggaaatctgaccagacacatgttagttcatacaggagagaaagccttcagctgctctgtttgcagtaaaagctttacccaaagacaacatctgaccacacacatgttagttcatacaggagagaaaccttaCAGCTAcactgtttgcagtaaaagctttacccaaagaggaaatctgaccacacacatgttagttcatgcaggagagaaagctttcagctgctctgtttgcagtaaaagttttacccaaagaggaaatctgaccagacacatgttagttcatacaggagagaaacccctgagctgctctgagtgtagtaaaaggtttaaccggaaagagtctctgaccagacacatgttagttcatacagtaGCGAAACCCttgagctgctctgtttgcagtaaaagctttacccgaagaggaaatctgaccacacacatgttagttcatacaggacagaaagccttcagctgctctgtttgcagtaaaagctttacccaaagaggaaatctgacccaacacatgttagttcatacagtagagaaacccttcagctgctctgtttgcagtaaaagcgtTACCCTTAGACAAagtctgaccagacacatgttagttcatacaggacagaaagccttcagctgctctgtttgcagtaaaagctttaccctaaGAGGAactctgacaaaacacatgtcagttcatacaggagagaaacccttcagctgctctgagtgtggtaaaaggtttaaccggaaagcgactctgaccacacacatgttagttcatacaggagagaaacccttcagctgctctgtttgcagtaaaagctttaccctaagaggaagtctgacaaaacacatgttagttcatacaggagagaaacccttcagctgctctgagtgtggtaaaaggtttaaccggaaagaaattctgaccagacacatgttagttcatgcaggagagaaatgctaa